The Undibacterium cyanobacteriorum genomic sequence CATACTGTCGTGATTCAGTTCTTTTTCCCAATGCGAGACTACCACGGTGGCGACGCCATTGCCAATGAAGTTCGTCAGTGCCCGAGCCTCTGACATAAAACGATCGATACCCAAGATCAGCGCCAAGCCCGCCACAGGGATACTCGGTACCACCGCTAAAGTCGCGGCTAAGGTAATAAAGCCTGCACCGGTGACGCCCGATGCGCCTTTCGAAGTCAGCATCGCGACGCCGAGCATGGTCAACTGTTGTGTCATCGTGAGTTCGATATTCAGGGCTTGCGCAACGAAGAGCGCGGCCATGGTCATGTAAATATTGGTGCCGTCGAGATTGAAAGAATAGCCCGATGGAACCACTAAGCCGACCACAGATTTCGCACAACCGAGTTTTTCCAACTTGTGCATCAAGGGTACTAAAGCAGATTCCGACGAAGATGTGCCCAATACCGTCAATAATTCCTCTTTGATATAGCCGATGAATTTGAAAATGTTAAAACCGACCATCAGAGCAATCGCACCGAGGACGATGATCACGAACAAAATACAAGTCAAGTAGAAACTGCCCATCAATGCGGCTAAAGGCTTTAAGGAAGCAATGCCATATTTACCGATGGTGAAAGCCATCGCCGCACCGGCGCCGATCGGTGCCAATTTCATGATGACGTTCATCATGCCAAAGAAAATATGCGAAGCTTCTTCGATAAACATATGCACTGCTTGGCCCGTTTTGCCCATGCGCATCATGGCATAGCCAAATAACACGGCGACCAACAAGACCTGCAAGAGATCGCCTGAACCTGTGAAGGCGTCCGTAAAAGTCTTAGGGATAATATGAAGCAGGAAATCGGTCGTACTTTGTTCCGAGGCAGCCTTGGCATAATTGGCGACCGCCTTTGCATCGAGTGTGGCAGGATCCACATTAAATCCTGCACCAGGTTTGAGGACATTCACCACAATCAAACCAATTGCCAAAGCCAAGGTCGAAACGACTTCGAAGTAAATTAGCGCTTTGCCGCCAACCCGTCCGACTTTTTTCATATCGCCAGCGCCAGCAATTCCCAGTACCACGGTACAAAAAATAATCGGGCTAATCAACATTTTGACTAAGGCGATAAAGCCATCGCCCAAGGGCTTCAGCTTAACCGCGCTCGCTGGCGAGAAATAGCCAAAAAGGCCGCCGCATACAATTGCAAGTAGGACCCAAAAATACAAATGGCCGCTGAGTTTTTTCATAGTCTGCTCCGGTGGTGTGGATGTTGGCGCTCATCCTTGGATGCGCTCTTCTGGAATGAATCGATCGGGAATGAGAGGCCTGGCTTACATAAGCAGCAATGCCGCTCAGCGCGATGTTGACCTCTTATTGTTGGGTCGCATTATCCGAGGCTGGAGCATGGCGGTCTATTGTGGAAAACCGCAGAAAACCTAGTCCGTTTGTTTTAAAACAAATGTCAAACATCTTTGAAAAAGCGCAGTTGAAGCCATGGAATGTGCACTTCGTCGCAATCCTGTTCACCCTAAGTTGATCGATCTATACACTGTGCAACCATAGTAGATCGGCGTGGAAATCACTCCCGAACTACATCAATTTGCTGATGAAGAGGGGCTGAACTTGGTAACCCATTCTGGTTAATAACAATGGGCACCAATAAAACAGCTGATCTTGAAATCAATTCAAACTAACACTCAATTGAGGAAATATCATGAACAACTCTGGCTCTTCTAATCCTTCTTTGCTCCGCTCCCTCTTGCGTCGTGCACCCTTGGTGTTGGCATGCGCCTCATTATTTGCTCTTGGTGGTTGCGCCATCATCATCGCCCCGGACGGCAGCGATGCACGTTTCGAATCTGCGTGGAGTGTGAATGCCATCAAAGGCAATAATGAGATCGCGACGGAAAAACGGGCAGTGGCGGGCGTAAATCAATTGAGCGTGAGTGGTCCATTACAAGTGGAAGTTAAGGTGGGGTCTGCTGCTTCCATGGAAATCGTAGCCGACAGCAATTTATTGAGCTTGGTGCAGACACGCGCCGACGGTGCAACGCAGAAGATTTGGATTGATGAACGTTTCAATAGTCAAAATCCAATTCGCGTCATTTACACAGTGCCACAATTGACCGAAGTCGCTTCGAACGGCTCGGGCCGTATGACGATCAGCGGTTTGAATGGTAACTACTTTAATTTGAGTAATCATGGTTCACGTGCGATTACCTTGAACGGACAAGTGGCACGACTCGATTTGACATCGACTGGTTCTGGTCGTATCAATGCGACGGGTTTGTTGAGTAGTGATGCCAAAGTCCGTGTGCATGGCTCCGGTTCCACTGAGCTCGGCACCGTCAACGGCAGTCAGCTCGATGTGACTTTGCATGGTTCAGGTTCATTGGCAGCAAGCGGTAATGTGCGTAATCTCAATGTCCAAACCCATGGTTCTGGTTCGGCTGAATTGTCAGCTGTAAAAAGTATCTCGGCTGATTTGAATAGCTATGGCTCTGGCGGCATTTCCGCAGGCGTTGAGCAAAGTGTGAATGCGCAGTCAAATGGTTCTGGTCGCGTCACCGTGTATGGCAACCCAGCCCAACGCAATGTGAACGGCAAGCGCGTTAGTTTTATGTAACTGTTAGTGGTGTTGGGCGGCGATCCAAGCGTAGTGCATAACATCCGTACGCCGCGAAGCGCACTAAAATGAAAGCGACCTCTGTATGCTCCCAAAGAGCTTGCAGGTCGCTTTCTGCATTTTCAGGATTGCTTAAACGGGCGTCGACGATGCGTTCTTGTATCGAGTAGCCGCGCAACACAACATGCGCAGCGAGATAGGCCAGATCACTTGCTCGTGCCGAGATCTGTACGCTGCTGTGGTCGATCTCGCCCTGATCGTGGGCAAAGACAAAGATGGGACCATATTCACGATAAGGGCCATGCTTCTCGAAGGGGCAGTAACTGGCCAAGATCAAAGCCTCACCTGCTTTCGCACGACGGAGACTATCACGGCAGGGTTCCCCACCTCTTGCGACGATGTGTTCAACAGCTTGTCCGAGATCATCGATGCCTTGTTGACGCACTTGTTGCAAAAAGTCTGGGCGGATCGGGGTGATGGGGTGTTTTAAATAAAACATGCTTTTCCTGTAAATGACGTGAAGGTTTTGGATGGGTTTGTCGCGCTAATTCCGAAGTTTGTCTGTTCGCACACCTTATTTCTCGCCACTTTCGGACATCAAATTCCCCATCTTATCGAGTCCATCAGATTTGAGCGGCAAGGCAGAGCGTGCGCTCAGCCGAGTCTGTTACAAGTTTTTACCAAGCTTTTGCTCCTGTTACTAAAAGAGACGTGCCTTATTGCTTGACTGCGAATATGCTTAGCACATTCATTTTTGCAGTGAGGGAAGACCATGTTGCGATTCGCGCAAAGCACTGAGCCAGCACAAGCTCATTTACCGGAAATGCCAAGCGATCCAATGCGCTCAAGTGCGCGCCGTCTGCTAAAGCGTAGTGCGCTCACGATGGCGGTCTTGCTTTTGGCGGCGTGCGCTAGCACTGAGAGTAACAAGGTGAAGGGTGACCAAACACAGGTATCTCAATCCGCAGAAGCGGCTTTTCCAATCGCGAAAACCTCTTACTTCGCGGAAGCAAAAGTCGAGCCGACCATACTGCTCAACCGCTTAACTTGGGGCGCGAATGCGAGCAGCTTGCAACAGATGAACGCGCTTGGCATGGACGCCTATTTGCGGCAGCAGTTGCAAGCGCGTAGTGCTCAATTGCCAGCTGCAGTGCAAGAGCAAATTGCGCAGATGACGATCTCGCAGAAGCCGTTTGAGCAGATGATGTTAGATTTAGAAGCGCAAAGAAAAGCCGCGGCAGCAGTGAAAGGCACCGACGATAGTTTGAACAAAGCCTACCAGCAAGAACTGACGCGCATGGCGCGCGAGGCAGCGACGCGTTCTTTGCTACGTTACACCTACTCTTCGAACCAATTGTTGGAGCAGATGGATTGGTTTTGGATGAATCACTTCAATGTCTCGATCCGCAAAGAAAATTTGCGCGCGATGGTGGGTGATTTTGATGAACGTGCGATTCGTCCCCATGCCCTTGGCAATTTCAAAGATCTTTTACGGGCAAGCTTGGCGCACCCAGCCATGTTACGTTACCTCGACAATGAGCATAATGCGGTCGGCAAGATTAATGAGAACTATGCACGTGAGCTGATGGAGTTACACACCATGGGCGTGGGCAGCGGCTACACCCAAGCCGACGTGCAAGAGCTAGCGCGTGTGCTGACCGGAATTGGCATGCGGTGGCGTTTGGAGAAACGTCGTGGCAATGAAGGAAATCTTCCGCTTGGCCCGTATCAATTGGCGGTGATGGATACGAAACGCCACGACTTCGGCGACAAAGTGATTTTGGGCGTTACGATCAAAGGTAGCGGCCCGGCTGAGGTGGAGCAAGTCTTGGATCTCTTAGTTCGACAACCCGCCACCGCGCGCTTTATCAGCAAAAAAATGGCGCTCTATTTTGTCTCCGACACACCTTCCGAAGCCTTGGTTGAGCAAATGGCGCAGCGTTTTCTGCAGACGCGTGGTGATATTCCCTCGGTATTAAAGACGATGTTTGATAGCCAGGAGTTCATCGCTTCGTTGGGCAAGAAATTCAAAGATCCGATGCACTATGTGATCTCTTCGGTGCGTATGGCGTATGACGACAAATTGATCGTGAACACCGGCCCGATGTTGAACTGGTTGAACACGTTGGGACAAACACCAAACGGACATTTGACACCAGACGGTTATCCCCTAAACGAAGTAGCTTGGTCTAGCCCCGCGCAAATGACCAGTCGTTTTGACGTTGCTAAATTAATCGCGCGTGGCGCACCGAATCTCTTCAAGCCTGAGAGTGATGACGGTAAAAATGAAGCGCTGAACCAGCAAGCGCGTGAATTAGCCAAACCCTCTTTGGCACAGAGTACCTTCGTCAAACAATGGAGCCAGCAATTCAGTGGTAACTCGCGCGAAGCGATGAGCCAAGCCGCTTCAGCCCAAGAGTGGAATGCGTACTTCCTTTCGACGCCAGAGATGATGCGTCGTTGAGAGTGATGGAAATCAAACAATCGAAAAGCTTGTAAAGGAATGCAAATGAATCGTCGTGAGTTATTAAAGGCCTTGGCTATGTGCGGCGCTGGCGCTGGTTTAAGTACGATCTCAGCCCAACTGTTGGCCGCCCCAGCGACGCAGAACCGCTTGTTGTTGGTGTTCTTACGGGGTGGTTATGACGCCAGCCATTTGTTGGTGCCAACCTCGAGTTCTTTCTATTATGAGTCGCGTCCTAATATCGCGATCGCCAAGCCGAGTCAGGATGCGCAGAGCGCTTTAGAGTTGAACGCCGATTGGGGTTTGCATCCAGCATTAAAGGACACCATCTACCCTTTGTTTAAA encodes the following:
- a CDS encoding dicarboxylate/amino acid:cation symporter, with protein sequence MKKLSGHLYFWVLLAIVCGGLFGYFSPASAVKLKPLGDGFIALVKMLISPIIFCTVVLGIAGAGDMKKVGRVGGKALIYFEVVSTLALAIGLIVVNVLKPGAGFNVDPATLDAKAVANYAKAASEQSTTDFLLHIIPKTFTDAFTGSGDLLQVLLVAVLFGYAMMRMGKTGQAVHMFIEEASHIFFGMMNVIMKLAPIGAGAAMAFTIGKYGIASLKPLAALMGSFYLTCILFVIIVLGAIALMVGFNIFKFIGYIKEELLTVLGTSSSESALVPLMHKLEKLGCAKSVVGLVVPSGYSFNLDGTNIYMTMAALFVAQALNIELTMTQQLTMLGVAMLTSKGASGVTGAGFITLAATLAVVPSIPVAGLALILGIDRFMSEARALTNFIGNGVATVVVSHWEKELNHDSMKRELS
- a CDS encoding head GIN domain-containing protein; this translates as MNNSGSSNPSLLRSLLRRAPLVLACASLFALGGCAIIIAPDGSDARFESAWSVNAIKGNNEIATEKRAVAGVNQLSVSGPLQVEVKVGSAASMEIVADSNLLSLVQTRADGATQKIWIDERFNSQNPIRVIYTVPQLTEVASNGSGRMTISGLNGNYFNLSNHGSRAITLNGQVARLDLTSTGSGRINATGLLSSDAKVRVHGSGSTELGTVNGSQLDVTLHGSGSLAASGNVRNLNVQTHGSGSAELSAVKSISADLNSYGSGGISAGVEQSVNAQSNGSGRVTVYGNPAQRNVNGKRVSFM
- a CDS encoding DUF1203 domain-containing protein, which produces MFYLKHPITPIRPDFLQQVRQQGIDDLGQAVEHIVARGGEPCRDSLRRAKAGEALILASYCPFEKHGPYREYGPIFVFAHDQGEIDHSSVQISARASDLAYLAAHVVLRGYSIQERIVDARLSNPENAESDLQALWEHTEVAFILVRFAAYGCYALRLDRRPTPLTVT
- a CDS encoding DUF1800 domain-containing protein, encoding MLRFAQSTEPAQAHLPEMPSDPMRSSARRLLKRSALTMAVLLLAACASTESNKVKGDQTQVSQSAEAAFPIAKTSYFAEAKVEPTILLNRLTWGANASSLQQMNALGMDAYLRQQLQARSAQLPAAVQEQIAQMTISQKPFEQMMLDLEAQRKAAAAVKGTDDSLNKAYQQELTRMAREAATRSLLRYTYSSNQLLEQMDWFWMNHFNVSIRKENLRAMVGDFDERAIRPHALGNFKDLLRASLAHPAMLRYLDNEHNAVGKINENYARELMELHTMGVGSGYTQADVQELARVLTGIGMRWRLEKRRGNEGNLPLGPYQLAVMDTKRHDFGDKVILGVTIKGSGPAEVEQVLDLLVRQPATARFISKKMALYFVSDTPSEALVEQMAQRFLQTRGDIPSVLKTMFDSQEFIASLGKKFKDPMHYVISSVRMAYDDKLIVNTGPMLNWLNTLGQTPNGHLTPDGYPLNEVAWSSPAQMTSRFDVAKLIARGAPNLFKPESDDGKNEALNQQARELAKPSLAQSTFVKQWSQQFSGNSREAMSQAASAQEWNAYFLSTPEMMRR